From one Enterococcus sp. DIV2402 genomic stretch:
- a CDS encoding UDP-N-acetylmuramoyl-tripeptide--D-alanyl-D-alanine ligase, with protein MKLTVKEIADALQISLVGNSEAVVTSVEFDSRLIQEGSLFVPLAGARDGHEFIGQAIAKGAVATLWSNDLSEAPTDIAVLPVTDTTQAFQQLAVYYQQKVAPKLAAITGSNGKTTTKDMTESVLAQKFRTYKTQGNYNNDLGMPYTILHMPIDTEMLILEMGMDHAGEISFLSKLAKPDAAAITLIGEAHIEHLGSRAGIAAAKMEIVDGLKEDGLLIIPGDEPLLQPLFADLTQQLATFGLSEGTIRGEILNETKEETTFMIDGNEYRIPVLGGYNVKNALIAYGFGRYFGLTTEQIATGLAEFKLTKNRTEWLKASNGADILSDVYNANPTAMGLVLDSFGQLDLPGRRLAVLADMLELGPDSKAMHRQMADHLSNNYDIVYLYGEEMSALHDAVSSKVYYFEPNQKEDLIAQIKADLLPTDSIVLKGSNGMGLAEVVAKL; from the coding sequence ATGAAGTTAACAGTAAAAGAAATCGCAGATGCGTTGCAGATTTCATTGGTTGGAAATTCAGAAGCGGTGGTAACTAGTGTTGAATTTGATAGTCGTTTAATTCAAGAAGGTAGCTTATTTGTTCCGTTAGCTGGTGCTCGTGATGGACATGAATTTATTGGACAAGCAATCGCTAAAGGCGCAGTTGCGACTTTATGGAGCAACGATCTTTCGGAGGCACCAACGGATATAGCTGTGTTGCCTGTAACAGATACCACCCAAGCTTTTCAACAACTTGCTGTCTATTACCAACAAAAAGTGGCACCTAAACTTGCGGCAATTACGGGCAGTAACGGTAAAACAACAACCAAAGATATGACAGAATCAGTGTTGGCACAAAAATTCCGTACGTATAAAACGCAAGGAAATTACAATAACGATTTGGGAATGCCCTATACGATTTTACATATGCCGATAGACACGGAAATGTTAATTTTAGAAATGGGAATGGACCATGCCGGTGAAATTTCTTTCTTATCAAAATTAGCTAAACCAGATGCAGCAGCCATCACTCTAATTGGGGAAGCTCATATTGAACACTTAGGCTCACGTGCAGGGATTGCTGCTGCCAAAATGGAAATTGTCGATGGCTTAAAAGAAGATGGCTTGTTGATTATTCCTGGTGATGAACCACTCTTACAGCCATTGTTCGCCGATTTGACGCAACAACTTGCGACATTTGGATTAAGCGAAGGAACCATTCGTGGTGAAATTTTAAATGAAACCAAAGAAGAAACGACGTTTATGATTGATGGTAATGAATACCGTATTCCAGTTTTAGGTGGCTATAATGTCAAAAATGCTTTAATTGCTTATGGATTTGGCCGTTACTTTGGTTTAACAACCGAACAAATTGCTACGGGCTTAGCTGAATTTAAACTAACTAAAAATCGTACCGAGTGGTTAAAAGCTTCGAATGGTGCAGATATTTTAAGCGATGTGTACAATGCCAATCCAACGGCGATGGGCTTAGTCCTAGATAGTTTTGGACAGTTAGACTTACCTGGTCGTCGCTTAGCTGTATTAGCAGATATGCTTGAATTAGGTCCTGATTCAAAAGCAATGCACCGTCAAATGGCCGATCATCTTAGCAACAACTATGATATCGTATACTTGTATGGTGAAGAGATGTCAGCTTTACATGATGCTGTAAGCAGCAAGGTGTATTATTTTGAACCTAATCAAAAAGAAGACTTAATAGCGCAAATTAAAGCCGATTTATTGCCAACAGACAGCATTGTCTTAAAAGGTAGTAATGGCATGGGATTAGCAGAGGTTGTTGCCAAGTTATAA
- a CDS encoding D-alanine--D-alanine ligase — translation MKIILLYGGQSAEHDVSILSAFSVLNAIYYNYYQVQLVFISKDGQWVKGPLLTDKPAAPEELHLTWSATGEAGEFTGTLIQPGDIKEDDAIVFPLLHGPNGEDGTIQGFLETIRMPYVGAGVVTSACGMDKIMTKYILHSAGIPQVPYVPVLKNQWKENPKQIFEQCEGSLRYPMFVKPANMGSSVGISKAENRVELQNALEEAYKYDTRAVIEQGIEAREIEVAILGNEDVRTTMAGEIVKDVAFYDYNSKYIDNNIVMQIPAQVPDEVQEKAQEYAKLAYTMLGGSGLSRCDFFLTNKNELFLNELNTMPGFTQFSMYPSLWSETGLQYGDLIEELIQLGVKRYEQRQSFLTEMK, via the coding sequence TTGAAAATTATTTTACTTTACGGCGGACAAAGTGCAGAGCATGATGTATCTATTTTATCAGCTTTTTCTGTACTTAATGCTATTTACTACAACTATTATCAAGTACAACTCGTCTTTATTTCAAAAGATGGACAATGGGTGAAAGGGCCTTTGTTAACTGACAAACCCGCAGCACCAGAAGAATTACACTTAACTTGGTCAGCGACAGGTGAAGCAGGCGAATTTACAGGAACATTGATTCAACCAGGAGATATTAAAGAAGACGATGCAATTGTCTTTCCTTTATTACATGGTCCAAATGGAGAAGATGGTACGATTCAAGGTTTCTTGGAGACAATTCGGATGCCGTATGTTGGTGCTGGCGTTGTAACAAGTGCTTGTGGCATGGACAAGATTATGACGAAATATATCTTGCATTCAGCAGGCATTCCACAAGTTCCTTATGTTCCAGTATTGAAAAATCAATGGAAAGAAAATCCAAAACAAATTTTTGAACAATGTGAAGGTTCTTTACGTTACCCAATGTTTGTTAAACCGGCGAATATGGGATCAAGTGTGGGCATTTCAAAAGCGGAAAATCGCGTTGAATTACAAAATGCGTTAGAAGAAGCTTACAAATACGATACTCGTGCAGTCATTGAACAAGGTATTGAAGCTCGTGAAATTGAAGTAGCGATTTTAGGAAATGAAGATGTGCGCACAACAATGGCGGGTGAAATTGTTAAAGATGTTGCTTTTTATGATTACAACTCAAAATATATCGACAACAACATTGTGATGCAAATTCCTGCACAAGTTCCTGATGAAGTGCAAGAAAAAGCCCAAGAATATGCAAAACTTGCTTATACAATGCTCGGCGGTAGCGGCTTAAGTCGTTGCGATTTCTTCCTGACGAATAAAAATGAATTATTCTTAAATGAATTAAATACAATGCCTGGTTTTACTCAATTTAGTATGTATCCATCATTGTGGAGCGAAACAGGTTTGCAGTATGGTGATTTAATTGAAGAATTAATTCAATTAGGTGTAAAACGATATGAGCAACGCCAAAGCTTTCTAACAGAGATGAAATAA
- a CDS encoding YaiI/YqxD family protein, which produces MRLVIDGDGSPVKEEVIQLGAKFKLPVLIVTSVDHYTTKEYPDFVRFIYVDKGADSADFQIVKEIQPNDLLITQDYGLASLVLPKKVRVFHHSGKEYLPETIDQLLAQRYLGTQMRKAGKRTKGPKAFTKNDRQHFYQILEQNIRNYCE; this is translated from the coding sequence ATGCGTTTAGTAATTGATGGTGATGGTTCACCGGTTAAAGAAGAAGTGATTCAATTAGGTGCAAAATTTAAGTTGCCCGTGTTAATTGTCACGAGTGTCGATCATTATACAACAAAAGAGTATCCTGATTTTGTTCGGTTTATTTATGTTGATAAAGGCGCAGATAGTGCAGACTTTCAAATTGTGAAAGAAATTCAACCCAACGATCTTTTGATTACCCAAGATTATGGCTTGGCATCGTTGGTTTTACCAAAAAAAGTACGCGTTTTTCATCATTCAGGAAAAGAATATTTACCAGAAACAATCGATCAACTATTGGCACAACGCTATCTAGGGACGCAAATGCGTAAAGCTGGGAAACGAACCAAGGGACCCAAAGCCTTTACTAAAAATGATCGTCAACATTTTTATCAAATTCTAGAACAAAATATCCGAAACTATTGTGAGTAA
- a CDS encoding MalY/PatB family protein: protein MNFDNIIDRKGTFCTQWDFVQDRFGVADLLPFTISDTDFALPQEVIEVLTQRLKHPVFGYTRWNHTTFKSSVCQWYQNRFDTPLNEEWLMYSPSVIYSISKLIQLVSKEHEGVVVQTPAYDAFFKVIEGNNRQVVENPLCYQENRYTIDFQNLEEKLAQKNNTILLLCSPHNPTGRVWSTQELRKIVALCEQYEVFLISDEIHMDVLRKGVTHQPILNFSNKKIALVSSGSKTFNFPGLVFSYAILPDAQVRAQFQLALKNQDGLSSASTLGMLATMTAYDECGYWVDELNNYLDESIAMVTAFIQQNIPEIKIIPAEATYLMWLDISQLGVDMTELQRALIDIGKVAIMDGSVYGGNGQSFLRLNIGCPKAKVFDGLERLEKSIQYLKQTTR, encoded by the coding sequence TTGAATTTTGATAACATCATAGATCGTAAAGGAACTTTTTGTACCCAATGGGATTTTGTTCAAGACCGTTTTGGTGTCGCTGATCTTTTGCCATTTACGATTTCTGATACTGATTTTGCATTGCCTCAAGAAGTTATTGAGGTGCTTACACAACGTTTAAAGCATCCAGTTTTTGGGTATACTCGTTGGAATCATACCACCTTTAAAAGTAGTGTCTGTCAATGGTATCAAAACCGTTTTGATACGCCGCTTAATGAAGAGTGGCTCATGTATAGTCCATCTGTTATTTATTCGATTTCTAAGTTAATTCAATTGGTCTCAAAAGAACATGAGGGTGTGGTTGTTCAAACACCTGCTTACGATGCTTTTTTTAAAGTGATTGAGGGAAATAACCGACAAGTGGTTGAAAATCCACTCTGCTATCAAGAGAATCGTTATACGATAGACTTTCAGAACTTGGAAGAAAAATTAGCACAAAAAAACAATACAATTTTATTATTATGCTCGCCACACAATCCTACTGGACGGGTGTGGTCCACGCAAGAGCTTAGAAAAATTGTCGCATTATGTGAACAGTATGAGGTTTTTTTGATTTCAGATGAAATCCACATGGACGTCTTGCGAAAAGGAGTGACACATCAGCCAATTCTTAATTTTTCTAACAAAAAAATAGCGTTAGTTAGTTCCGGTTCTAAAACATTTAATTTTCCAGGGTTAGTTTTTTCGTACGCCATTTTGCCAGACGCACAAGTACGTGCCCAGTTTCAATTGGCTTTAAAAAATCAAGATGGGCTTTCTTCTGCAAGTACGCTAGGAATGTTGGCAACGATGACAGCATACGACGAATGTGGGTATTGGGTAGATGAATTAAACAATTATTTAGATGAAAGCATTGCGATGGTCACTGCTTTTATTCAACAGAACATTCCTGAAATAAAGATTATTCCTGCTGAAGCGACCTATTTAATGTGGCTAGACATTAGCCAATTAGGCGTAGATATGACTGAACTCCAAAGAGCGCTAATTGATATTGGCAAAGTTGCCATTATGGATGGCAGTGTCTATGGTGGGAATGGGCAGTCATTTTTACGTTTAAATATTGGCTGTCCTAAAGCAAAGGTGTTCGATGGCTTGGAGCGTCTCGAAAAAAGTATTCAGTATCTTAAACAAACCACTAGATAA
- the malX gene encoding maltose/glucose-specific PTS transporter subunit IIBC, with protein sequence MKKQKGSAWEFFQGLGKTFMLPVALLAFMGILLGIGSSFSSQATIDAFPFLGNHFLQIIFRLMSTVGGFAFSYLPVLFAMAIPLGLARKEKGVAAFSGFVGYVIMNLTINFYLQETGRLADPENLREAGQGMVFGIQTIEMGVLGGIIAGLVVYQLHKRFYTIQLSDSFAFFSGVRFVPIITSLVMPVIGLLIPVIWPIFALVITTIGLAIQKAGAFGPFLFGSGERLLLPFGLHHILVSMIRFTEAGGSAIINGNEVFGALNIFYAELQNNLPISPSATAFLSQGKMPTFMFGLPAAALAMYHTAKSQNRAKIKGLLISGVIATFVTGITEPIEFLFLFVSPFLWIFHVIMTGLGFMVMSLLGVTIGNTDGGVLDFLIFGIMQGNYTKWWLVLIVGAFWFAIYYFVFKFVIVRKNLATPGREEVIDTTEYSNEEVNYSKKGSFDATGILAALGGTENIESLDNCITRLRLVLKDGTLVNDARLKELGALGIVHLDDKNVQVIIGTKVTTVRNALDELL encoded by the coding sequence ATGAAAAAGCAAAAAGGTAGTGCTTGGGAATTTTTTCAAGGTTTAGGAAAAACATTTATGTTACCAGTCGCATTATTAGCATTTATGGGGATTTTATTAGGAATAGGAAGTTCGTTTTCAAGTCAAGCAACGATTGATGCGTTTCCTTTTTTAGGTAATCATTTCTTACAAATTATTTTTCGTTTAATGTCGACTGTCGGAGGTTTTGCTTTTAGCTATTTACCTGTTTTATTTGCGATGGCGATTCCATTAGGTCTTGCACGTAAAGAAAAAGGCGTAGCCGCATTTTCTGGTTTTGTTGGATATGTCATTATGAACTTAACCATTAATTTCTATTTGCAAGAAACTGGACGCTTGGCTGACCCTGAAAATTTGCGTGAAGCAGGTCAAGGAATGGTTTTTGGGATTCAAACAATTGAAATGGGCGTACTTGGCGGGATTATTGCAGGGTTAGTCGTTTATCAACTGCATAAACGTTTTTATACGATTCAATTATCTGATAGCTTTGCATTCTTTTCAGGCGTACGTTTTGTGCCTATCATCACTTCACTCGTTATGCCGGTTATTGGTCTTTTAATTCCAGTGATTTGGCCAATTTTTGCATTGGTCATTACTACAATTGGATTAGCCATTCAAAAAGCTGGCGCATTTGGGCCTTTCTTATTTGGTTCAGGCGAGCGTTTGTTATTGCCTTTTGGTTTGCATCATATCCTAGTATCGATGATTCGTTTTACCGAAGCAGGAGGTTCAGCAATTATCAATGGCAATGAAGTGTTTGGTGCATTAAATATTTTTTATGCGGAATTGCAGAATAATTTACCTATCAGTCCAAGTGCGACAGCTTTTCTTTCGCAAGGAAAGATGCCAACATTTATGTTTGGATTACCGGCAGCGGCATTAGCGATGTATCATACTGCGAAGTCCCAAAATCGAGCTAAAATCAAAGGCTTATTGATTTCAGGAGTGATTGCAACTTTTGTTACAGGAATTACTGAACCGATTGAATTTTTATTTTTATTTGTTAGTCCGTTTTTATGGATTTTCCATGTGATTATGACTGGTCTAGGTTTTATGGTGATGAGCTTATTAGGCGTTACGATTGGTAATACAGATGGTGGCGTTCTTGACTTCTTAATCTTTGGTATTATGCAAGGCAACTATACGAAATGGTGGCTAGTCTTGATTGTGGGAGCCTTTTGGTTTGCAATATATTATTTTGTCTTTAAGTTTGTTATTGTCCGAAAAAATTTAGCTACTCCTGGACGTGAAGAAGTCATTGATACAACGGAATATTCTAATGAAGAAGTAAACTATAGTAAAAAAGGCAGTTTTGATGCAACAGGAATTTTAGCTGCTTTGGGTGGTACTGAAAATATCGAGTCTTTAGATAATTGTATTACACGCTTACGTTTGGTATTAAAAGATGGAACCTTAGTGAATGATGCTCGTTTAAAAGAGCTTGGGGCGTTAGGAATTGTTCATTTAGATGATAAAAATGTTCAAGTGATTATTGGGACCAAAGTAACGACAGTGCGTAATGCGCTAGATGAATTGCTTTAA
- a CDS encoding MurR/RpiR family transcriptional regulator, whose amino-acid sequence MQSLINKLQKKRPQLSELEKQVFDYILRNPTEIKQLTIDELAAKLFLSTATISRTAKHLGFKGFQELKYAIAQYSQTERGERELTNPSIISLSQSIQLQLSQTLRLLQQAPIKEIVDALYHAKVIEIFGVGGSLPNCIEAARKLTFLGKKANARIDWDEQQAVSKSLSCDDLAIIVSNSGETIHIIEYALNLQQNNVPVLAIVGTENSRLETLATHTLQASVDMIYFEEVDLSSRVSLSAILDILLIQLAGRSSHE is encoded by the coding sequence ATGCAATCTCTTATCAATAAATTACAGAAAAAGCGTCCACAATTAAGTGAATTAGAAAAGCAAGTGTTTGACTATATTTTACGTAATCCAACAGAAATAAAACAATTAACAATTGATGAGTTAGCAGCGAAACTTTTTCTATCGACAGCGACTATTTCACGTACGGCTAAACATTTGGGGTTTAAAGGTTTTCAAGAATTAAAATATGCTATTGCTCAGTATAGTCAAACTGAACGTGGTGAGCGTGAACTAACGAATCCAAGCATCATAAGTTTGTCACAATCAATCCAACTTCAATTATCCCAGACACTTCGTTTATTACAACAAGCGCCAATCAAAGAAATTGTTGATGCCTTATATCATGCTAAAGTGATTGAGATTTTTGGCGTAGGCGGGAGTTTACCAAACTGTATTGAAGCCGCACGAAAACTAACTTTTCTAGGAAAAAAAGCAAATGCCAGAATTGATTGGGATGAACAACAAGCAGTTTCTAAAAGTTTAAGTTGTGATGATTTAGCTATTATTGTTAGTAATAGTGGAGAAACAATTCATATTATTGAATATGCTTTGAATTTACAACAAAATAATGTACCGGTTTTAGCAATTGTGGGTACGGAAAATAGCCGTTTAGAAACGCTTGCTACTCATACATTACAAGCATCAGTAGATATGATTTATTTTGAAGAAGTTGATTTAAGCTCAAGAGTTTCGTTATCGGCTATTTTAGATATTCTATTAATTCAACTGGCTGGCAGAAGTTCTCACGAATGA
- a CDS encoding sugar kinase, producing the protein MKIGAYGEVMLRLTPPEYRLLEQTHSLRMDYTGTGVNILGNLAHFGLDTWLLTNVPDNRLGDAAIVNLRKFGLKTDFVGKYHNHIGSYFAEVGFGSRPTYVTYQNRHNSSFGISTVTNYLIKEFLETVDLIHICGISLSLTDATWETACALAQQAKQLGKKVCFDFNFRPSLNTEAGKKALMKARYEAILPYCDLVFGTSRDLLELLEIPKEANEDNVRYIQRFLAHYEVEWFAGTQRTTMSEKPYISGRIITKNAHYETEPKLLTVLDRIGAGDAYAAGILLGYAEKWSLEKTAEFATTNAVVAHTLSGDVPLTTRAQIQQIMDYPGLDLIR; encoded by the coding sequence ATGAAAATTGGTGCTTATGGCGAAGTAATGCTTCGTCTCACTCCTCCTGAATATCGTTTACTTGAACAGACACACTCATTGCGGATGGATTATACAGGAACGGGTGTCAATATTTTGGGCAACTTAGCTCATTTCGGACTGGATACTTGGCTGTTAACGAATGTCCCTGATAATCGTTTAGGGGATGCGGCAATTGTTAATTTACGTAAATTTGGGTTGAAAACAGACTTTGTAGGTAAATATCACAATCACATCGGTAGTTATTTTGCCGAAGTAGGTTTTGGTTCACGTCCAACCTATGTAACTTATCAAAATCGCCATAATAGCTCATTTGGTATTTCTACTGTAACCAATTATTTAATCAAGGAATTTTTGGAAACTGTTGATTTGATTCATATTTGTGGGATTTCCTTAAGTTTAACCGATGCTACGTGGGAGACAGCATGCGCGCTTGCCCAGCAGGCTAAACAACTAGGAAAAAAAGTTTGCTTTGATTTTAATTTTCGTCCAAGTCTAAATACCGAAGCAGGTAAAAAGGCCTTGATGAAAGCACGTTACGAAGCGATTTTACCCTATTGTGACCTTGTATTCGGAACATCGAGAGATTTACTTGAGTTACTCGAAATACCTAAAGAAGCGAATGAAGATAATGTTCGTTATATTCAACGATTTTTGGCGCATTATGAGGTGGAGTGGTTTGCTGGGACGCAGCGTACCACAATGTCTGAAAAACCGTATATTAGTGGTAGAATCATCACGAAGAACGCACATTACGAGACGGAACCAAAATTACTTACAGTATTAGATCGAATTGGCGCAGGTGATGCGTATGCAGCAGGTATTTTATTGGGCTATGCAGAAAAGTGGTCGCTAGAAAAAACCGCTGAATTTGCGACAACAAATGCAGTAGTAGCTCATACCTTATCAGGCGATGTTCCCTTGACAACACGCGCACAAATTCAACAAATTATGGATTATCCAGGCTTAGATTTAATCCGTTAA
- the dagF gene encoding 2-dehydro-3-deoxy-phosphogluconate aldolase, with translation MSLTPNYLENRICLNVLANSVENAKECYEAAEGHVILGVLSKNYDTDENAIEDMKKYQAATNNALSVGLGAGDPNQSQMVSRISSVLQPQHINQVFTGAATSRALLGQEETIINALVSPTGKVGYVNIATGPLSSKEAPAEVPLATAIALLKDLGASSIKYFPMKGLAHKEEYEAVAKACAEHDFYLEPTGGIDLENFEEIVQIAVDAGVQKIIPHVYSSIIDSATGDTRPEDVKTLLAMAKNTLK, from the coding sequence ATGTCATTAACCCCTAATTATTTAGAAAATCGAATCTGTTTAAATGTATTGGCAAACTCTGTCGAAAATGCGAAAGAATGTTATGAAGCAGCAGAAGGTCACGTGATTTTAGGTGTTTTATCAAAAAACTATGATACAGATGAAAATGCCATTGAAGATATGAAAAAATATCAAGCAGCAACGAACAACGCATTATCGGTCGGTTTAGGCGCTGGCGATCCAAATCAAAGCCAAATGGTTTCACGAATTTCAAGTGTCTTACAACCACAACACATTAATCAAGTCTTTACTGGTGCAGCAACTTCACGGGCATTATTAGGTCAAGAAGAAACAATTATCAATGCTTTGGTTTCGCCAACTGGCAAAGTAGGCTATGTGAACATTGCGACAGGTCCGTTAAGTTCCAAAGAAGCTCCGGCAGAAGTACCTTTAGCAACTGCCATTGCGTTATTAAAAGATTTAGGGGCAAGTTCAATCAAATATTTTCCGATGAAAGGTTTAGCGCATAAAGAGGAATACGAAGCAGTAGCCAAGGCATGTGCAGAACATGATTTTTATTTAGAACCAACGGGCGGAATTGATTTAGAGAATTTTGAAGAAATTGTTCAAATCGCTGTAGATGCCGGTGTGCAAAAAATTATCCCTCATGTATATAGTTCAATTATTGACTCAGCAACAGGCGACACACGACCAGAAGATGTGAAAACCTTATTAGCGATGGCAAAAAACACGTTGAAATAA
- a CDS encoding DgaE family pyridoxal phosphate-dependent ammonia lyase, whose amino-acid sequence MTMNYNTFGLKEVINASGKMTILGVSKVSENVLEAQRFGGEHFFEMEELAIQTGKYIADLLQVEDAQIVSSASAGIAQAVAAVIGQGSLFHVYHPYDASIAKREIILPKGHNVDYGTPVEVMVNQGGGQVIEAGYANMCTADHLEMMVTDKTTAILYIKSHHTVQKSMLSVAEAAEVAKRHHLPLIVDAAAEEDLFQYMVAGADLVIYSGAKAIEGPSAGLVIGKKELVSWVRLQSKGIGRAMKIGKDNILGFTQAIADYVAQGSEQGASMKERLAPFITDLNQITNLTANVVQDGAGRDIYRASVKVFGEKTAKEVIAELKAQNPAVYTREYQANNGIIEFDIRSVNTEEMKKIVTRLQQIMDEKGAD is encoded by the coding sequence ATGACAATGAACTATAATACGTTTGGTTTAAAAGAAGTGATTAATGCTTCTGGTAAAATGACTATTTTAGGTGTCTCTAAAGTATCTGAAAATGTTTTAGAGGCGCAACGTTTTGGTGGCGAACACTTTTTTGAAATGGAAGAGTTAGCGATTCAAACAGGAAAATATATCGCTGATTTACTACAGGTAGAAGATGCACAGATTGTTTCTTCTGCTTCAGCTGGGATTGCTCAAGCAGTAGCGGCTGTTATTGGACAGGGCAGTTTATTTCATGTGTATCATCCCTATGATGCGAGCATAGCAAAAAGAGAAATTATCTTACCTAAAGGCCATAATGTTGATTATGGGACACCTGTAGAAGTAATGGTCAATCAAGGTGGAGGACAAGTGATTGAAGCCGGATATGCGAACATGTGCACAGCCGATCACCTAGAGATGATGGTTACTGACAAGACAACAGCTATTTTGTACATTAAAAGTCATCACACTGTTCAAAAAAGTATGCTATCAGTAGCGGAAGCAGCTGAGGTTGCCAAACGTCATCACTTGCCATTGATTGTCGATGCCGCAGCAGAAGAAGACTTATTTCAATATATGGTAGCTGGTGCGGATTTAGTTATCTACTCAGGAGCTAAAGCAATTGAAGGTCCTAGTGCTGGTTTAGTCATTGGTAAAAAAGAGCTGGTTTCATGGGTACGTCTACAAAGCAAAGGCATTGGCCGAGCAATGAAAATCGGTAAGGACAATATCCTAGGTTTTACCCAGGCAATTGCCGATTATGTGGCACAAGGTAGTGAGCAAGGTGCTTCAATGAAAGAACGGTTAGCACCGTTTATCACAGACCTCAATCAAATTACTAATTTAACAGCGAATGTCGTTCAAGATGGCGCTGGTCGCGATATTTACCGAGCAAGTGTAAAAGTCTTTGGGGAAAAAACAGCGAAAGAAGTTATTGCGGAATTAAAAGCGCAAAATCCCGCAGTGTATACGCGAGAGTACCAAGCCAATAACGGAATTATTGAATTTGATATTCGTTCTGTGAATACAGAAGAAATGAAAAAAATTGTAACACGTTTACAACAAATTATGGATGAAAAAGGAGCGGATTAA
- a CDS encoding amidohydrolase/deacetylase family metallohydrolase, protein MLDLVIKNAKMITNQMLEIGIQAGKIVKIASVITEEAKETLYLKESQYLSAGWIDDHVHCFEEMSLYYDYPDQIGVEKGVTTVIDAGTTGAENIGRFYNLAQQAKTNVYALLNISKWGIVEQDELADLSKIKEELVAQALKEFPEFIVGIKARMSKTVIGENGITPLELAKRIQQKNHVPLMVHIGSAPPELADILAVMEQGDVLTHCFNGKENGILATDNTIKPIAWEAYRKGIVFDIGHGTDSFNFTVAETALKEGIKATSISSDIYIRNRKNGPVYDLATTMEKLHVIGYSWEEIIEKVTVAPAKNFHLTTKGQLKETFDADLTIFELLEEDKELVDSNGFTRITPVQIKPVHTIIGGEIYDNEL, encoded by the coding sequence ATGTTAGATTTAGTAATAAAAAATGCTAAAATGATAACCAATCAAATGTTAGAAATTGGCATTCAAGCAGGTAAAATAGTAAAAATTGCCTCGGTAATTACCGAGGAAGCAAAAGAAACACTTTATTTAAAGGAATCGCAGTATCTTTCTGCTGGCTGGATTGATGATCATGTGCATTGTTTTGAAGAAATGAGTTTATATTATGATTATCCTGATCAAATCGGTGTAGAAAAAGGTGTGACCACTGTGATTGATGCAGGAACGACAGGAGCAGAAAATATTGGTCGTTTCTACAATTTGGCCCAACAAGCCAAAACAAATGTCTATGCGCTACTCAATATTTCTAAGTGGGGAATTGTCGAACAAGATGAACTAGCTGATTTATCTAAAATCAAGGAAGAATTAGTAGCCCAAGCATTAAAAGAATTTCCTGAATTTATTGTTGGCATTAAAGCTCGGATGAGTAAAACAGTCATTGGTGAAAATGGCATTACGCCTTTAGAATTGGCTAAAAGAATTCAGCAGAAAAATCATGTCCCCTTAATGGTTCACATTGGTTCAGCACCTCCAGAGCTAGCTGATATTTTAGCAGTCATGGAACAAGGCGATGTATTAACGCATTGTTTTAATGGTAAAGAAAATGGTATTTTGGCTACTGACAATACGATTAAGCCGATAGCTTGGGAAGCATATCGTAAAGGTATTGTCTTTGATATTGGTCATGGCACGGATAGCTTCAATTTCACTGTCGCCGAGACTGCTTTAAAAGAAGGCATCAAAGCAACTTCAATCAGTTCGGATATTTATATTCGAAATCGTAAAAATGGTCCGGTCTATGATTTAGCCACTACTATGGAAAAATTACATGTGATTGGTTATTCTTGGGAAGAAATCATTGAGAAAGTGACAGTTGCCCCAGCAAAAAATTTCCATTTAACAACAAAAGGGCAGTTAAAAGAAACGTTTGATGCAGATTTAACGATTTTTGAGTTGCTTGAAGAAGATAAAGAGCTTGTAGATTCTAATGGGTTTACTCGGATTACTCCTGTACAAATCAAACCTGTTCACACAATTATTGGAGGAGAAATTTATGACAATGAACTATAA